Proteins from a genomic interval of Panthera uncia isolate 11264 chromosome C1 unlocalized genomic scaffold, Puncia_PCG_1.0 HiC_scaffold_4, whole genome shotgun sequence:
- the LOC125912286 gene encoding glutathione S-transferase Mu 3, with amino-acid sequence MSLSESTMVLGYWDIRGLAHAIRMLLEFTDTSYEEKRYTCGEAPDYDKSQWLDVKFKLDLDFPNLPYLVDGKNKITQSNAILRYIARKHNMCGDTEEEKIRVDIMENQIMDFRMQLVRLCYSSDLETLKPQYLEQLPGQLKQFSLFLGKFSWFAGEKLTFVDFLTYDVLDQNRMFEPKCLDEFPNLKAFMCRFEALEKIANYIQSDCVMKMPINNKMAQWGNKRIC; translated from the exons ATGTCGTTGTCCGAGTCGACCATGGTTCTGGGTTACTGGGATATTCGCGGG CTGGCGCACGCCATCCGCATGCTCCTGGAGTTCACGGATACATCCTATGAAGAGAAACGGTACACGTGCGGGGAAG CTCCCGACTATGATAAAAGCCAGTGGCTGGACGTGAAATTCAAGCTCGACTTGGACTTTCCTAAT CTGCCCTACCTCGTGGACGGTAAGAACAAGATCACCCAGAGCAATGCCATCTTGCGCTACATAGCTCGCAAGCACAAtatgt GTGGCgatacagaagaagaaaagattcgAGTGGACATCATGGAGAACCAAATAATGGATTTCCGCATGCAGCTGGTTCGACTGTGCTACAGCTCTGACCTT gAAACACTGAAGCCTCAGTACTTGGAACAGCTACCTGGACAACTGAAACAATTCTCCTTGTTCCTGGGGAAATTCTCATGGTTTGCAGGGGAAaag CTCACTTTTGTGGATTTCCTCACCTATGATGTCTTGGATCAGAACCGTATGTTTGAGCCCAAGTGCCTGGATGAATTTCCAAACTTGAAGGCTTTCATGTGCCGTTTTGAG GCTTTGGAGAAGATCGCTAACTACATACAGTCTGACTGCGTCATGAAGATGCCCATCAACAACAAGATGGCCCAATGGGGCAACAAGAGAATATGCTGA